One Mycolicibacterium rufum genomic window, TTCCTAACGAAGGGTAGTCGCCACCACACCACAGTCCGTCACCGCCCCTTGTTGTCCGGCGCGGTCGGGTCCTGCCCGGCATCGAGGGCGTCCCAGATCATCCGCTCCGACATCGGCGCGCCCGGCTCGGCGGTGTCCGCGGGCCGACGCTCGTAGCGCGCCGCATCAGCGCCTCTGCGCGTCGCCGACCGCAGCAGAAGCACCGCGCCGACCAGTGACAGCGCCGCCGCGACCAACGTCAGCACCGCGCCCGTCGAGTACCGCTCGGTGCCGACCAGATCGGTGATCGGCACGTCGGCCAGACGCGCCGCCCGCGCCGCGACATCGGGGACCACCCACAGGCTGATCGCGAGGTAGCCCATCGCCGCGCTCGCGGCCGCCACCAGCACCGCCAGGATGCGCAGCGGCCAGCCCCGCACCGCGAGCGCCGCCACGGCCGCCGCCAGCGCGACCAGCGCCAGCGGGATCAGGGCCGTCGACCAGGTGGCCCCGGTGAGGTCGTCTGTCCGCGGATGGGTGAGCCCGTCGAACGAGGTGACCTGGACCCACGTCAGCCGCGACGCCCCCCACAGGCCCGCCGCGGCCACCACCAGCAGCAGCTGTCCGAGGCGGGTCACGGCTCGCTCAACGTCTCGGCCGCCGCGATCGCGCTCAGCACCGCGCGGGCCTTGTTGGCCGCCTCGTTGTACTCGTACGGGCCGTTCGAATCGGCGACGACGCCGCCGCCCGCCTGCACGTAGGCGGTGCCGCCGCGCATCAGCGCGGTCCGGATCGCGATCGCGAAGTCGGCGTTGCCGGCGAAGTCCAGATACCCCAGCACACCGCCGTAGAGGCCGCGGCGGGTCTTCTCGACCTCTTCGATGAGCTCCATCGCCCGCACCTTGGGGGCCCCGGACAGGGTGCCGGCCGGGAAGCAGGCCGTCACCGCGTCCAGCGCGGTCCTGCCCTCGGCGAGCATCCCCGTCACCGTCGACACCAGGTGCATGACATGGCTGTACCGCTCGATGTGGCTGTAGTCCTCGACCTTGACGGTGCCCGGGGTACACACCCGGCCCAGGTCGTTGCGGCCGAGGTCGACGAGCATCAGGTGCTCGGCCCGTTCCTTCTCGTCGGCGAGGAGTTCCTTTTCGAGCAGGAGATCCTCCTCCTCGGTGTCCCCGCGCCACCGGGTACCCGCGATCGGGTGCGTGGTGGCCCGCCCGTCCTTGACGGTGACCAGCGCCTCCGGGCTGGAGCCGACGATCGAGAAGTCCAGTCCGCCTTCGGCGTCCGGCACGTTGAGCAGGTACATGTACGGGCTGGGGTTGGTGACGCGCAGCATCCGGTAGACATCGAGAGGATCTGCGTCAGTGTCCATCTCGAACCGCTGTGAGGGCACCACCTGGAAGGCCTCGCCGGCCTCGATGTCGCCGACCAGCTTGTCGACGATCGCGGTGTACTCCTCGACGGTGCGCTGGGACCGGTGCAGCGGCGCCGGCCTGCTGAACGTCGCCACTGTCGAGGCGAGCGGCGCGGCCAGCGCCGTGGTCATCACGTCCAACCTGGCCACCGCGTCGTCGTAGGCCTCGTCGACACGGTCGTCGGTCCCGTTCCAATTCACCGCGTTGGCGATCAGCGTGATTGTGCCCTCGTGGTGATCCAGCGCGGCGATGTCGGTGGCCAGCAGCAGCACCATGTCGGGCAGCCCGAGATCGTCGACGGCCAGTTCGGGCAACCGCTCCAGCCGGCGCACGAAGTCGTAGGCGAAATAGCCGACCAGACCCGACGACAGCGGCGGCAGGCCCGGCAGCGCCGCCGTCTCCAGCAGGCTCAGCGTCGCGCGGAGCGCCTCCAGCGGATCACCGCCCGCGGGCGCATCCTGCGGGGTGACTCCCAGCCAGGCGGCGTGGCCGTCGCGCACGGTCAGCGCCGACGGCGCACCGGCGCCCACGAACGACCACCTCGACCAGGAGCGCCCGTTCTCCGCGGACTCCAGGAGGAACGTCGCGGGCCGGTTCGCGGCGAGCTTGCGGTACGCCGAGAGCGGCGTCTCGCTGTCGGCGAGCACCTTGCGGGTCACCGGCACCACGCGGTGCTCGGCGGCCAGCGCCCGGAAGTCCTCTCGCGATGTCGTCACGGCGAGACTGGCGGTGGACTGCACACCGGCATTGTCCCAGAAGTACGGTGCAGATCATGAATCGTGGTGATCGGGTGGCCGAGTTCGAACTACCGGACCAGACGGGGACGACGCGGTCGCTGACCGAACTGCTCGCCGACGGCCCCGTCGTGCTGTTCTTCTACCCGGCGGCGATGACGCCGGGGTGCACCAAGGAGGCGTGCCACTTCCGCGACCTGGCCGCCGAGTTCTCCGCCGTCGGCGCCTCCCGGGTGGGGATCAGCACCGACCCGGTCGACAAGCAGGCCACGTTCGCCGATCAGCAGAAGTTCGACTACCCGCTGCTGTCGGACGCCGACGGCGTGGTGGCGACGCAGTTCGGGGTCAAGCGCGGGCTGCTGGGCAAGTTCCTGCCGGTCAAGCGCACGACATTCGTCATCGACACCGACCGCGCCGTGCTCGACGTGATCGCCAGCGAGATCAGCATGGACAGCCACGCCGACAAGGCGCTCGAGGTCCTGCGCAAACGTCAGTCGGCCTGACCGAGCAGCAGGTCGGCGTCGAAGCAGGTGTGGTCGCCGGTGTGGCAGGCGGCGCCCACCTGGTCGACCTCGAGCAGCACGGTGTCGCCGTCACAGTCCAGCCGCACCGAGTGCACCCGCTGGGTGTGACCCGACGTGGCGCCCTTGATCCACTGCTCCCCCCGCGACCGCGAAAAATACGTCGCCTCACGGGTTTCCAGCGTGCGGGCCAGCGCGTCGTCGTCCATCCAGGCGACCATCAGCACCTGACCGGTGCCGCGCTCCTGCACGACGGCGGCGACCAGGCCGTCCGCGTTGCGCTTGAGCCGCTGCGCGATCGCCGGGTCGAGACTCATCTGTGCCTTCTGCTCTTCGCGCAAGCGCTCATCGCACCGTCAACCCTTCCGCCCTCATCGCGGCCTTCACCTGCCCGATGGTCAGCTCACCGAAGTGGAACACGCTGGCCGCCAGCACCGCGTCGGCTCCTGCAACAACGGCGGGCGCGAAATGTTCCACCGCGCCGGCGCCGCCGCTGGCGATCACCGGCACCGACACCGCGCCCCGCACCGCCCGCAGCATCGCCAGATCGAAGCCGGCCTTGGTGCCGTCGTAGTCCATCGAGTTCAGCAGGATCTCGCCGACGCCGAGTTCGGCGCCGCGGGTGGCCCATTCCACCGCGTCGATCCCGGTCCCCCGCCGACCACCGTGGGTGGTGACCTCCCAGCCCGACGACGTGGGTTCGGCGCCCGCAGGCACCGTGCGCGCATCCACCGACAGCACGATGCACTGGGAGCCGAACTGGCGGGAGAGTTCGGAGAGCAGTTCCGGGCGGGCGATCGCCGCGGTGTTCACCGACACCTTGTCCGCCCCGGCACGCAGCAGCATGTCGACGTCGGCGACCGAGCGCACCCCACCACCGACCGTCAGCGGAATGAACACCTGTTCGGCGGTGCGCCGCACCACCTCGAGCATCGTCGAGCGACCCGACGACGACGCCGTCACGTCCAGGAAGGTCAGCTCGTCGGCGCCCTCGGCGTCATAGACGGCGGCCAGCTCGACGGGATCCCCGGCGTCGCGCAGGTTCTCGAAGTTGACGCCCTTGACGACGCGGCCCGCGTCGACGTCGAGGCAGGGGATCACCCGGGTCGCGACGTCGCCCCCGGTGCTCACAGGTAGTCCTTCGGATCACCCGCCGCGGCGATGATGTCGAGCATCTGCTCGTGCACCCCCGGCGCGGCGACCAGCGCCGACGGCGACGTCACCGTCCACGGTTCCCCGGCCAGGTCGGTGATGACACCACCGGCCGCGCGCACCAGCGCCACCCCGGCCGCATGGTCCCAGATGTGATGGCCGAAACTGATTGCCCCGCCGAGGATTCCGGCCGAGACGTACGCGAGGTCGATGCCCGTGGCGCCGTGCATGCGCATCCGCGAACACTGCCTGCTGAGGTTCGCCAGCACCGTCGCTCGGTACCGGCCCGGATAGCGTCCCCGCGAGTCGATGTTGAAAGTGCCGGTGCCGACGATCGCGTCGCCGACGGCGCCACGCTGCAGCGGTGCCAGGGCGTCGCCGTTGCAGCGGACCGGGCCGCCGGCCATCGCGGTGTAGCGCTGCGCCATGAACGGCAGCCACGTCAGCCCGAGCACCGGCTCGCCGTCGGCGACCAGCGCCAGCAGGATCGCCGCCATCGGCGACCCGGCCGCGTAATTGAACGTGCCGTCGATCGGGTCGAGAATCCACACCAGCTCGGAATCGACCGCCTCGCCGCCGAACTCCTCTCCGTGCACACCGATGCCGGTCAGCCGCTGCAGCTCGGCGACCACCCGCCGTTCGATCGCGAGGTCGACCTCGGTGGCGAAGTCGTCACCCTTCTTGGCGACCGCCGAATCGGCGCGGTGGCCCGCGACGAACTGCGTCGAGGCGCCGTCGAGGATGCCCGCGGCCGTGTCGAGCAGCTCCGTGAGCTGCCGGGCGTCGAGGGTCACGCGCCGACCGCGGCCAGCGCCTGCGGCAACGTGAATCGACCGGCGTACAAGGCCTTTCCGACGATCGCACCCTCGACACCGACCTCGGTCAGCGTCGCGATCGCCGTCAGGTCGTCGAGGCTCGACACGCCGCCCGAGGCGATGACCGGGGCGTCGGTGCGCTCGCACACCGCGCTCAGCAGCTCGAGGTTGGGCCCGTTGAGGGTGCCGTCCTTGGTCACGTCGGTGACGACGAAGCGGGAGCACCCTTCTTTGTCGAGCCGGTCGAGCACCGTCCACAGGTCGCCACCGTCGGTCTCCCAGCCGCGGCCCCGCAGCCGGTGCGCTCCATCGGCGATCAGCACGTCGAGTCCGACCGCGACCCTGTCGCCGTACTCGGCCACCACCCGGGCGCACCACTGCGGGTTCTCCAGCGCTGCTGTGCCGAGATTGACCCGGGCACACCCGGTGGCCAGCGCGGCCGCGAGCGACTCGTCGTCGCGGATCCCGCCGGAGAGCTCGACGGCCACATCCAGCCTGCCGACCACGTCGGCGAGCAGCTCCCGGTTGGAGCCGCGACCGAACGCCGCGTCCAGGTCCACGAGGTGGATCCACTCGGCGCCGTCACGTTGCCACGTCATCGCCGCGTCCAGCGCCGAGCCGTACTCGGTCTCGCTGCCCGCCTGCCCCTGCACCAGGCGCACAGCGCGCCCCTCCACCACGTCGACGGCGGGCAGCAGAACCAGTTTCGGTGCATTCACGCCGGTCAACTTAGCGCCCCGATCCAGTTCGACAGCAATTCGGCGCCGGCGTCCCCGCTCTTCTCGGGATGGAACTGGGTGGCCGACAGCGGGCCGGCCTCCACGGCGGCCAGGAACGGCACGTGGTGGGTCGCCCACGTCAGCACCGCGGTGGGGTCACCCTCCCACTGCTGGGCGGCGTAGGAGTGCACGAAGTAGAAGCGGGTGGCCGGGTCCATGCCCTGGAACAGCACGCTGTCGGCGGGGGCGTCGACGACGTTCCAACCCATGTGCGGGATCACCGGTGCGTCCAGCCGGACCACCGAGCCGGGCCACTGCCCGCAGCCGGCCGTCTCGACGCCGAACTCCACGCCGCGGGTGAACAGGATCTGCATGCCCACGCACACGCCGAGCACCGGGCGTCCGGCCGCGACACGGTCGGCGATGATCTTCTCGCCGCCGACCTCACGCAGCCCGGTCATGCAGGCCTCGAACGCGCCGACGCCCGGCACCACCAGACCGTCCGCGGCCATCGCGGCACCGGGATCGGCGGTCACCTCGACCTCGGCGCCGACGCGCTCGAGCGCACGCTGGGCCGATCGCAGGTTCCCCGAGCCGTAGTCCAGCACGACGAGTTTGGCTGTCACAACGTCCCTTTGGTCGACGGAACCCCGCTGACCCGCTCGTCGTACTCGACGGCCTGACGCAGGGCGCGCGCCACGGCCTTGTACTGCGCCTCGGTGATGTGGTGGGGATCCCGCCCGTAGAGGGTGCGCACGTGCAGCGCGATGCGCGCGTTGAACGCCAGGGATTCAAAGACGTGCCGGTTCACCACGGTGTGGTACGGCGCCTGCGATCCGGCGATGGTGAACTCCACCATGAAATCCGGTTCTCCGGTGTGCACGAAGTACGGCCGGCCCGAGACGTCGACCGCGGCGTGCGCCAGCGACTCGTCCATCGGGATGAAGGCGTCGCCGAAACGGCGGATGCCCGTTTTGTCGCCCAGCGCCTGACCCAGCGCCTGACCCAGCACGATCGCGGTGTCCTCGATGGTGTGGTGGCCCTCGATCTCGATGTCGCCGACGGCCTTGACCCTCAGGTCGAAGCGGGCGTGGGTGCCCAGCGAGGTGAGCATGTGGTCGAAGAACGGCACCCCGGTCTCAACACTCACCTGTCCGGTGCCGTCGAGATCGAGCTCGACGACGATGTGGGATTCCCTTGTCTTGCGTTCGACCTTGGCGCTTCTGTTGGGGCGGGTCACGATACTCCTTGTCGGGCACTGGCTTTCAGCAGCGCGTCGTTCTCCTCGGCGAGGCCGATGGTGGTGCGCAGGTATCCGGGGATGCCGACGTCACGGATCAGCACCCCGTTGTCGAGGTAAGCCCGCCACGTGGCGGCGGCGTCGGTGAACTCCCCGAACAGCAGGAAGTTCGCGTCGCTGGGGATCACCCGGAAACCGAGGTCGGTCAACGCCGTCGACACCCGCTCCCGTTCGCTGATCAGCGTCGCGACGCTGCCCAGGGTGTCGTCGGCGTGTCGCAGGGCGGCCCGGGCGGCGGCCTGGGTCAGCGAGGACAGGTGGTACGGCAGGCGGACCAGCAGCATCGCCTCGACGACGGCAGGCGCGGCCACCAGGTAGCCCAGCCGGCCCCCGGCGAACGCGAACGCCTTGCTCATGGTGCGCGACACCACCAGCCGCGTCGGATACTCGTCGATGAGCGCGATCGCGCTGGGCCGCGACGAGAACTCGCCGTAGGCCTCGTCGACGATCATCACGCCGCCCGACATGGCATCCAGCAGCAGCCGTAGGTCGTCGAGCGAAACACTCTGTCCCGACGGGTTGTTCGGGCTGGTGACGAACACGACGTCGGGACTGTGCTCCTTGATCGCGGTCGCCGCGACGGCCGCGTCGAGGCCGAAGTCGTCGGCGCGGTGCGCGGCCAGCCATGCCGTCTGCGTGCCGTCGGCGATGATCGGGTGCATCGAATAGGACGGCACGAAACCGATCGCGCTGCGGCCCGGCCCGCCGAAAGCCTGCAGCAGCTGCTGCAGGATCTCGTTGGATCCGTTGGCGGCCCAGACGTTCTCGACGCCGACCGGGACGCCGGTCTGCGCACTCAGATATCCGGCCAGGTCGGTGCGCAGCGCCACCGCGTCGCGGTCGGGGTAGCGGTGCAGCTCGGCGGCGGCCTCGCGCACCGATGCGGCGACGTCGTCGATCAACGCCTGGGTGGGCGGGTGCGGGTTCTCGTTGGTGTTCAGCCGCACGGGCACCGCCAGTTGCGGTGCCCCGTAGGGCGACTTGCCGCGCAGATCCTCCCGCAGCGGCAGGTCGTCCAGGGTCACGGTCGTCCCGGGATTCACCTCTCGAACCTCCGGCGCACCGCTTCGCCGTGGCTCGGCAGGTTCTCGGCCTGCGCCAGCGTGATGACGTGACCGGCCACGTCCTTGAGCGCCGCCTCGCTGTAGTCGACGACGTGGATGCCGCGCAGGAACGTCTGCACCGACAGACCGCTCGAGTGCCGTGCGCATCCGGCGGTGGGCAGTACGTGGTTCGATCCCGCGCAGTAGTCACCCAGGCTGACGGGCGACCATGCGCCGACGAAGATCGCGCCCGCGGAGCGGACCCGGGCGGCGACCCCGGCGGCGTCGGCGGTCTGGATCTCGAGATGCTCGGCGGCGTAAGCGTTCACCGTGCGCAGCCCGGCCTCGACGTCGTCGACGAGCACGATCGCCGATTGCTCACCGCTCAGCGCGACGCTCACCCGCTCGCGGTGCACCGTCGTCTCCAGCTGCCGGGCCAGTTCGGCGTCGGTGGCGTCGGCCAGGGCGGCGCTGTCGGTGACCAGCACGCTGGCCGCCATCTCGTCGTGCTCGGCCTGGCTGATCAGATCGGCCGCGACGTGCACCGGGTCGGCGGTGTGATCGGCCAGTATCGCGATCTCGGTGGGGCCGGCTTCGGAATCGATGCCGACGCGGGACCGGCAGATGCGTTTGGCGGCGGTGACGTAGATGTTGCCGGGTCCGGTGATCATGTCCACCGGGGCGAGCTCGGAACCGTCGGTGTCGATGCCGCCGTAGGCCAGCAGCGCGACCGCCTGGGCTCCGCCGACCGCCCATACCTCGTCGACGCCGAGCAGCGCGGCCGCGGCCAGGATCGTCGGGTGCGGCAGGCCATGGAACGGGCCCTGCACGGAGGCCTGCGGGGGGCTCGCGATGACCAGGGAGTCGACGCCGGCGGTCTGGGCCGGGACGACGTTCATCACCACGCTGGACGGGTAGACGGCGTTGCCGCCCGGCACGTAGAGGCCGACCCGCTCGACCGGCACCCAGCGTTCGGTGACGGTCGCGCCGGGGGCGAGCGTGGTGGTGGTGTCGGTGCGGCGCTGGTCGGCGTGGACGGCGCGGGCCCGCTCGATGGCGACTTCGAGGGCGGCGCGGACGTCGGGGGCCAGCGCGTCGAGAGCCGCCGCCAGCTTCTCGAGGGGCACCCGCACCTGGTCGGGGCGGACGCCGTCGAACGACGCGCCGTACTCCAGCGCCGCGTCGGCGCCGCGCTCGGCGACGGCCTCGACGATCGGGCGGACCTTGGGCAGCACCGCGTCGACGTCGACGCCGCCCCGGGGCAGCGCGGTGCGCAGACGGGCCGTGGACAGCGTCGCGCCACGCAGGTCGATGCGCCGCAGCAGCCGTGGCGATACATTCACGCTGACCATTGTCCCAGAGCAGCACAAATCAGTATCGGAGGCGTCATGTCCGATCGGCCGAGCCGCAGCAGCCACCCCAACAACGCGCCCGGCGTGCCGATGATCTTCCCGCCGTGGTTCGAGCGGCTGCAGATCAAGTACATCAACCCGCTGCTGCGCCCGCTGTCGAAGCGGATGCCGGGACTGGGCGTGATCAAGCACCGCGGCCGTACCTCCGGCACGGAGTACGAGACGATCGTCACGCCTTATCGGAAGGGGTCGGTGCTGGCGATCGGGCTCGCACACGGCAAGACGAACTGGGTCAAGAACGTGCTCGCCGCGGGCGAGGCCGACATCCGGATCGGCGCCCGCGACCTGCACCTGGTGCGGCCGCGGGTGCTGCCGGCCGGCACCACCGACCCGTCGCTGCCCCGGATGGCGCAGGTGGTGGCGAAACGGTCCGGCGTGTTCGTCGCCGACATCTCCTCGTGAGCGGGGCGTCGTGACCTGGCAGATGTGGCTGGCGTTCTTCGGCGCGGCCATCCTGATCGCAATCTCCCCCGGCGCCGGCGCCATCCAGTCGATGGCGACCGGTCTGACGCACGGCGTGCGGCGCGGCTACTGGAGCATCATCGGGCTGGAGATCGGCCTGATGCTGCAGCTGACGCTCGTCGCGGTGGGGCTCGGCGCCGCGGTGGCGAACTCGATCCTCGCGTTCACGATCATCAAGTGGGTCGGCGTCGCGTACCTGGCCTACCTGGCGATCCGGCAGTGGCGCACCGCCGCGGTGGACCTGCGTGCGCAGGTTGACCAGGTGGTCGCCGGCGGACGCGCGACGCTCGTGGCGCGCGGCTTCCTGGTCAACGCCACCAATCCGAAGGGGCTGCTGTTCTTCCTCGCGGTGATGCCCCAGTTCGTGGTGCCGACGGCGCCGCTGTTGCCGCAATACCTGGCGATCGGGGTGACGATGGTCGTGGTGGACCTGGTGGTGATGGGCCTTTACACCGGGCTGGCGGTGCGGCTGCTGACCTGGCTGCGCACTCCACGCCAGCAGACGCTGCTCAACCGGGTGTTCGCCGGGCTGTTCGCCACCGCGGCGGTCGTGCTCTCGCTGCTGCGCCGGAGCGCCGCAACGGCCTGAAGTCAGCGGCAGCGGTTGCTCACGGCCGCGCTGGCGGTCTGCGCGGCCTCCAGGCGTTTGGCCTGGTCGGGGTCGGTGTTGGGCACCCCCGCGGTGGCGGCGGCGCCGATGTCCATCAGCGCGTCGGCGAACCGGGTCACCTCGGCGGCCAGATCGCCCGGGGTGGCCGGGTCCAGGCGCGCAAGCAGGTATTGTCCGCCGTCGGACAGCGCCAGCCGCGCGTTGGCGGCAGCTGCCAGCGAGCCGCTGATGTCGGCGGGGGCGGTCACATTCGTGTTGGTCGCGACGCCGGCGCGCACGGTGGCGAAGGCCGTGCAGATCCTGGCCGTCGCCGCCGCGCGCTGCTCGTCGGTGTAGTCGGCGCCGTGGTCGATCGAACGCACCAGCGCCACCGCCGAGACCCCCAGCGACAGCAGCGAGACGGCGAGCGCCGCCGACGGTGAGACGCGCATCGGCTACAGGTCCAGCCCGAGGTCGAGCACCCGCACCGAGTGGGTGAGCGCACCGACCGCCAGGTAGTCGACCCCGGTGCCGGCGTACTCCGCGGCGGTGTCCAGCGACAGGCCGCCAGAGGACTCCAGCTTGGTGTGCGGCGAGCGGGCGGCGCGCCGCTGCACCGCGATCTGGGTCTGCCACACCGGGAAGTTGTCCAGCAGCACCAGTTCCACCCCTTCGGCCAGTACCTCGTCGAGTTGTTCGAGCGAGTCGACCTCGACCTCGCAGGGCAGTTCCGGCGCGGCGGCGCGGACCTGGCGCAGCGCGGCCACCACGGAACCGGCGGCCGCGACGTGGTTGTCCTTGATCAGCGCCGCGTCGCCCAGTCCCAGCCGGTGGTTGACGCCGCCGCCGACCCGAACGGCGTACTTCTGCAGCGACCGCAGCCCGGGCAGCGTCTTGCGGGTGTCCCGGATCTGCGCCGAGGTCCCCGACACCGCGTCGACCCAGGCGGCCGTCGCGGTCGCGATGCCCGACAGGTGGCAGAGCAGGTTCAGCATGGTCCGCTCGGCGGTCAGCAGACCGCGCGTGGGGGCCTCCACGGTCAGCGCCGCACCGCCCGCCTCGAGCCGGGTGCCGTCGGGCACCCGGTGCGTCACCCGGTAGCCGTCGGCGCCGAGGACTTCGTCGAACACGATCAGCGCGATCTCGCCGCCGGCGAGCACGCCCGCCTCGCGGGCCACCACCGAGCCCGTGGTGGTGGCGTCGGCGGCCACGGTGGCCAGGGTCGTGACGTCGGGTCCGTAGCGCAGGTCCTCGTCGAGTGCGCGCGCGATCAGCGCTCGGGCGTCGGCGATCTCGTCGGTCGACAGCGCGGTCATGCGCACCCCGCCGTCACCGGGCCGCAGACGATGCTGGCCGCCTGCGCGGGGTCGGTGTCGGGGAAGTCGCGGCGGTGATGACTGCCGCGGGTCTCGGTGCGGGCCCGCGCGGCGGCGGCGAGCGCGCCTGCCACGGTGGTCAACGCCGCGTCCTCGAACATGGTGCGCGAGGTGATGATTCGCGGGGTCGCGGTGTCGAGCCGGTCGATCAGCAGGCCCAGCCCGGTGTCGTCGCGCACGACGGAGGCGTGCCGGCTCATCGTCTGCTGCAGCACCGGGCGCGCGAGGACGGGCCGCGTCGGCGACGCGGGCGCCACCACCCGCGCGGGGCCGGCGTCGGCGGCGTGCTCGGCGGCGGCCACCCCCGCGCGACCGCCCACCACCAGACCTTCGAGCAGACTGTTCGACGCCAGCCGGTTCGCGCCGTGCATGCCGGTGCGCGCCACCTCGCCGGCGGCGAAGAGCCCGGCGATCGCGGTACGGCCGTGCACGTCGGTGACCACGCCCCCGCAGCTGTAGTGCGCGCCGGGCACGACCGGGATCGGCTGCGCCGCCGGGTCGACGCCGGCGGCCAGGCAGGCGGCCGTGACGGTCGGGAAGCGGCGCGCCACGTCGGCCACACCGCGGGCGTCGAGGTAGACGCACTCGGCGCCGGTCGCGGCCAGCCGCGCCTCGATCGCGGCGGCGACGACGTCCCGGGGTGCCAGGTCGCCCATCGGGTGCGCCCCGGCGGTCACCGAATCACCCTGCGCATCAACCAGTTTCGCACCCTCACCGCGCAGGGCCTCGGTGATCAGCGGCCGCCGTCCGCCGGCCGGGCCGGTGTAGAGCATGGTCGGGTGGAACTGGACGAACTCGACGTCGGCGACCGACAGCCCGGCCCACATCGCCAGCGCCACCCCGTCGCCCGTCGAACCCTCCGGGTTCGTGGTGGCCTGGTAGAGGTGCCCTGTCCCCCCGGTCGCCAGGATCACCGAGGGCGCGTAGATGACACCCAGACCGTCCTCGCTGAGCACCGTGACGCCGGCGACCGCGCCGTCGTCGATCAGCAGGTCGAGCGCGACATGGTTGCGGCGGATGTCCAGACGGGCGGCGGCGTGGTCGAGGGCGCGCTGCACCTCGGCGCCGGTCGCGTCGCCCCCGGAGTGGATGATGCGGCGCC contains:
- the hisD gene encoding histidinol dehydrogenase — its product is MVSVNVSPRLLRRIDLRGATLSTARLRTALPRGGVDVDAVLPKVRPIVEAVAERGADAALEYGASFDGVRPDQVRVPLEKLAAALDALAPDVRAALEVAIERARAVHADQRRTDTTTTLAPGATVTERWVPVERVGLYVPGGNAVYPSSVVMNVVPAQTAGVDSLVIASPPQASVQGPFHGLPHPTILAAAALLGVDEVWAVGGAQAVALLAYGGIDTDGSELAPVDMITGPGNIYVTAAKRICRSRVGIDSEAGPTEIAILADHTADPVHVAADLISQAEHDEMAASVLVTDSAALADATDAELARQLETTVHRERVSVALSGEQSAIVLVDDVEAGLRTVNAYAAEHLEIQTADAAGVAARVRSAGAIFVGAWSPVSLGDYCAGSNHVLPTAGCARHSSGLSVQTFLRGIHVVDYSEAALKDVAGHVITLAQAENLPSHGEAVRRRFER
- a CDS encoding nitroreductase family deazaflavin-dependent oxidoreductase; protein product: MSDRPSRSSHPNNAPGVPMIFPPWFERLQIKYINPLLRPLSKRMPGLGVIKHRGRTSGTEYETIVTPYRKGSVLAIGLAHGKTNWVKNVLAAGEADIRIGARDLHLVRPRVLPAGTTDPSLPRMAQVVAKRSGVFVADISS
- a CDS encoding LysE family transporter produces the protein MTWQMWLAFFGAAILIAISPGAGAIQSMATGLTHGVRRGYWSIIGLEIGLMLQLTLVAVGLGAAVANSILAFTIIKWVGVAYLAYLAIRQWRTAAVDLRAQVDQVVAGGRATLVARGFLVNATNPKGLLFFLAVMPQFVVPTAPLLPQYLAIGVTMVVVDLVVMGLYTGLAVRLLTWLRTPRQQTLLNRVFAGLFATAAVVLSLLRRSAATA
- the nadC gene encoding carboxylating nicotinate-nucleotide diphosphorylase encodes the protein MTALSTDEIADARALIARALDEDLRYGPDVTTLATVAADATTTGSVVAREAGVLAGGEIALIVFDEVLGADGYRVTHRVPDGTRLEAGGAALTVEAPTRGLLTAERTMLNLLCHLSGIATATAAWVDAVSGTSAQIRDTRKTLPGLRSLQKYAVRVGGGVNHRLGLGDAALIKDNHVAAAGSVVAALRQVRAAAPELPCEVEVDSLEQLDEVLAEGVELVLLDNFPVWQTQIAVQRRAARSPHTKLESSGGLSLDTAAEYAGTGVDYLAVGALTHSVRVLDLGLDL
- a CDS encoding L-aspartate oxidase, whose amino-acid sequence is MTAVHGCGGAGAWRQRADVIVIGTGVAGLAAALAAHRQGRRVVLLSKAGETATFYAQGGIAVVLPGVHADDDSIDAHVADTLAAGAGLCDPEAVRSIVADGARAVAELVGAGAHFDESAPGQWALTREGGHSRRRIIHSGGDATGAEVQRALDHAAARLDIRRNHVALDLLIDDGAVAGVTVLSEDGLGVIYAPSVILATGGTGHLYQATTNPEGSTGDGVALAMWAGLSVADVEFVQFHPTMLYTGPAGGRRPLITEALRGEGAKLVDAQGDSVTAGAHPMGDLAPRDVVAAAIEARLAATGAECVYLDARGVADVARRFPTVTAACLAAGVDPAAQPIPVVPGAHYSCGGVVTDVHGRTAIAGLFAAGEVARTGMHGANRLASNSLLEGLVVGGRAGVAAAEHAADAGPARVVAPASPTRPVLARPVLQQTMSRHASVVRDDTGLGLLIDRLDTATPRIITSRTMFEDAALTTVAGALAAAARARTETRGSHHRRDFPDTDPAQAASIVCGPVTAGCA